One window of the Primulina eburnea isolate SZY01 chromosome 18, ASM2296580v1, whole genome shotgun sequence genome contains the following:
- the LOC140820221 gene encoding putative Peroxidase 48, whose product MDFTRKLSFLVFLLCVLISLKNQSAETNRKGVFQNADYSREDPPSILGDISIDRKLQEIEIGDPPHEWLRYDYYNESCPFAEQIIRSIVRELYELRPDVAPALLRLAFHDCFVEGCDASVLLDATDVMESEKDSPPNVSLKGFEVIDVIKSELEESCPGVVSCADILVLSARESVLLAGGPFYPLYTGRKDSTVSFFEEATYELPSPQDHLSKTIESFSTRGFDERETVSLLGAHSTGTIHCKFFLNRLYNFSGTDGPDPSLDTEFLEQLRSTCNRSHALPAPSPSPSSSPSPSSTLHILSNTTLFQDPGMKMDYEGPRKSFGLLYYRSLLQGKGLLFVDQQMTSGEETETWVRAYASDITLFQRDFGLTMIKLSDLGVRTSPMGQVRLNCRKVN is encoded by the exons ATGGATTTCACTAGAAAACTGAGTTTTCTTGTGTTTCTGCTGTGTGTTTTGATCTCTCTCAAGAACCAAAGTGCGGAAACTAATAGAAAGGGTGTGTTTCAGAATGCAGATTACTCTCGAGAAGATCCGCCTTCGATTCTCGGGGATATATCGATCGATAGAAAGCTCCAAGAAATCGAAATAGGGGACCCTCCTCATGAATGGCTCAGGTATGATTACTATAATGAATCTTGCCCGTTCGCTGAGCAGATAATCCGGTCAATTGTTCGAGAGTTGTATGAGCTGCGGCCCGATGTCGCCCCGGCTCTGCTGAGACTTGCCTTTCATGATTGCTTTGTGGAG GGATGCGATGCCTCAGTTTTACTGGATGCTACTGATGTAATGGAGAGTGAAAAAGACTCTCCACCGAATGTATCCTTAAAGGGCTTTGAAGTTATCGACGTTATCAAATCCGAGCTTGAAGAATCGTGCCCTGGAGTCGTTTCTTGCGcggatattcttgttttgtcAGCTAGAGAAAGTGTTCTTCTT GCTGGTGGCCCTTTCTATCCTCTGTACACTGGTAGAAAAGACAGCACGGTGTCGTTTTTCGAAGAAGCCACATACGAGCTCCCTAGTCCGCAAGATCATCTCTCGAAAACCATTGAATCGTTTTCAACTAGAGGATTTGATGAGAGAGAGACTGTCAGTTTATTAG GTGCCCACAGCACTGGAACAATTCACTGCAAGTTCTTCCTCAACCGGCTCTACAACTTCAGTGGAACAGATGGACCAGACCCATCTCTAGATACCGAATTTCTTGAGCAGCTAAGGTCCACATGCAATCGAAGTCATGCCCTGCCGGCACCATCACCGTCACCGTCGTCTTCGCCTTCTCCTTCATCAACATTGCATATTTTATCAAACACCACCTTATTTCAAGATCCGGGGATGAAGATGGATTACGAGGGACCTAGAAAAAGTTTCGGTCTATTATACTACCGGAGTCTTCTGCAAGGCAAAGGATTGCTCTTTGTTGATCAGCAGATGACATCTGGGGAAGAAACTGAGACTTGGGTTCGAGCATATGCATCAGATATCACACTGTTTCAGAGGGATTTCGGCCTCACAATGATCAAGCTTTCTGATCTTGGGGTTCGGACCTCACCGATGGGTCAGGTCCGGCTTAATTGCCGAAAAGTGAACTAA